The Apium graveolens cultivar Ventura chromosome 11, ASM990537v1, whole genome shotgun sequence genome has a window encoding:
- the LOC141697670 gene encoding putative oxidoreductase At4g09670, whose protein sequence is MADPSAPIRFGIIGCADIARKLSRAINLTPNASLAAVGSRSSEKAAQFAAANNFPATSKVYGSYDAVLDDPEIDAVYLPLPTSLHVVWAVKAAEKKKHVLLEKPVAINAFEFDTIIEACERNGVQFMDGTMWMHHPRTSKIQEFLSDSENFGELKAVSSCFGFSVTPDFLENDIRTKPDLDGLGALGDVGWYCIRSILLATDFELPKFVTALPGTVFNKAGVILTCGASLHWEDGKVATFHCSFLQNLTMDVTFVGTNGTLHMHDFVIPYEENKASFSTGIKSGFNDLVTGWVPKPSEHTVMTDLPQECLMVREFSRLVADIENGAKPEIKWPAFSRKTQLTLDAVKESVYNDSKKVEIVN, encoded by the exons ATGGCCGATCCATCTGCACCGATCCGATTCGGAATTATCGGTTGCGCCGATATCGCGCGAAAGCTCTCTCGCGCCATAAATCTCACTCCCAACGCTTCTCTCGCCGCCGTCGGCAGCCGTTCCTCCGAAAAAGCCGCTCAATTCGCCGCCGCCAACAACTTCCCGGCGACGTCGAAGGTATACGGCAGCTACGACGCCGTTTTGGACGATCCCGAAATTGACGCCGTTTACTTACCGTTACCGACGAGTTTACACGTGGTTTGGGCGGTTAAAGCAGCTGAGAAGAAGAAACATGTGTTGTTAGAGAAGCCTGTGGCGATAAATGCTTTCGAATTCGATACGATTATCGAGGCGTGTGAGAGGAATGGAGTGCAGTTTATGGATGGGACTATGTGGATGCATCATCCTAGAACTAGTAAAATTCAGGAGTTTTTATCCGATTCGGAGAATTTCGGGGAACTTAAGGCG GTAAGTAGCTGCTTCGGTTTCTCTGTTACTCCTGATTTTCTAGAGAATGATATTAGAACAAAGCCCGATCTTGATGGTCTAGGCGCTCTTGGTGACGTGGGGTGGTACTGCATCAGGTCAATCCTGTTGGCTACTGATTTTGAACTTCCTAAATTTGTAACTGCTCTGCCTGGAACTGTTTTCAACAAAGCAGGTGTTATTTTGACATGTGGTGCTTCCTTGCATTGGGAAGATGGAAAAGTAGCAACCTTCCATTGCTCTTTCTTGCAAAACTTGACCATGGATGTCACCTTTGTTGGGACCAACGGAACTTTACATATGCACGATTTTGTTATCCCTTATGAAGAAAACAAAGCATCATTTTCCACTGGTATAAAGTCAGGATTCAACGACTTGGTAACTGGTTGGGTGCCGAAGCCAAGTGAGCACACAGTTATGACAGATCTCCCTCAGGAATGCCTGATGGTGAGGGAGTTTTCAAGGTTGGTGGCGGATATTGAAAACGGTGCAAAACCTGAGATCAAATGGCCAGCCTTCAGCAGGAAGACGCAACTGACCTTAGATGCTGTCAAAGAATCTGTCTACAATGATTCTAAGAAAGTTGAGATTGTCAATTAA
- the LOC141696448 gene encoding putative mitochondrial protein AtMg00860 produces the protein MLDRGIIQASSSPFASPVVLVGKKDGTWRLCINYRELNKKTVKDKFPIPVIDELIDELARAHKSKTDHWSHLAAVFTLMKDNQMYAKQSKCFFVVDKVKYLGHFISGKGIEIDPSKISVVDSWPVPKSVKELRSFLGLTGYYRKFVRGYATISRNLTDLLKKGNFQWNELTQDSFEKLKLALTTAPVLAIPDFNKEFVVETDTSKTGIGAFLMQDSHPLAFISRALGKKWQKLSVYEKELLAIVFAIQK, from the exons ATGTTGGACAGAGGTATAATTCAAGCTAGTTCAAGTCCATTTGCGTCTCCAGTGGTGTTAGTGGGAAAGAAAGATGGGACTTGGAGACTATGCATCAAttatagggaattgaataagaAGACGGTTAAGGATAAGTTCCCAATACCTGTTATAGATGAGCTTATTGATGAATTGGCTAGAGCACA CAAGAGTAAAACAGACCACTGGTCTCATTTAGCTGCTGTGTTTACTTTGATGAAAGACAATCAGATGTATGCTAAACAGAGCAAGTGTTTCTTTGTTGTGGACAAGGTGAAATACCTTGGTCATTTTATTTCTGGGAAGGGTATTGAAATTGATCCTAGTAAGATATCTGTTGTGGATAGTTGGCCTGTCCCTAAGTCTGTAAAAGAATTAAGAAGTTTTTTAGGGTTGACAGGTTATTACAGGAAATTTGTGAGGGGATATGCGACTATAAGCAGAAATTTGACGGACTTGTTAAAGAAAGGAAATTTTCAGTGGAATGAGTTGACACAAGATTCTTTTGAGAAGTTAAAATTAGCTTTAACTACTGCCCCTGTTTTGGCTATTCCTGATTTTAACAAGGAATTTGTGGTGGAAACTGATACTTCTAAAACTGGTATAGGAGCATTTTTAATGCAAGATTCCCATCCTTTGGCATTCATTAGTAGAGCTTTAGGGAAAAAATGGCAGAAACTGTCAGTCTATGAGAAAGAATTGCTTGCAATTGTATTTGCTATACAAAAGTAG